In Hirundo rustica isolate bHirRus1 chromosome 2, bHirRus1.pri.v3, whole genome shotgun sequence, one genomic interval encodes:
- the ETS2 gene encoding protein C-ets-2, with product MSDFGIRNMDQVAPVSNMYRGMLKRQPAFDTFDSSNSLFAGYFFSLSEDQTLQEVPTGFDSTSYESNNCELPLLTPCSKAVMSQALKDTFSGFTKEQCRLGIPNNPWLWTEQQVCQWLSWATNEFSLANVNFHQFLMSGQDLCNLGKERFLELAPDYVGDILWEHLEQMIKDSQEKTQDQYVENSHLTSVPHWVNNNSLTVNVDQNSYGMQMPGYPKPLSYPKPSLLTDVCQTSTAPNLLNPEQDFPLFPKTQADAVGVNYCAVNQDFPRSNLNLLMDNSGKLREHESSDSGAESYESSDSMLQSWNSQSSLVDLQRVPSYESFEDDCSQSLCLNKPSMSFKDYIQERSDPVEQGKPVIPAAILAGFTGSGPIQLWQFLLELLTDKSCQSFISWTGDGWEFKLADPDEVARRWGRRKNKPKMNYEKLSRGLRYYYDKNIIHKTSGKRYVYRFVCDLHNLLGYTPEELHAMLGVQPDTED from the exons ATGAGTGACTTTGGGATCAGGAACATGGATCAAGTAGCTCCCGTGTCCAACATGTACAGAGGAATGCTCAAG CGTCAGCCAGCGTTTGACACCTTTGACAGCTCAAACTCGCTCTTTGCTGGGTATTTTTTCTCACTCAGTGAAGACCAAACGCTTCAGGAAGTGCCAACAGGATTTGACTCCACTTCTTATG agTCGAACAACTGTGAATTGCCTCTGTTAACCCCGTGCAGCAAGGCTGTGATGAGTCAGGCCCTGAAAGATACTTTCAGTGGTTTCACAAAGGAACAGTGTCGGCTGGGTATCCCAAATA ATCCCTGGCTGTGGACTGAGCAGCAAGTTTGCCAGTGGCTTTCATGGGCTACCAACGAGTTCAGCTTGGCAAATGTGAACTTCCATCAGTTTCTTATGAGTGGCCAAGACTTGTGCAACCTGGGCAAGGAACGTTTCCTGGAATTGGCACCTGACTATGTGGGTGATATTCTGtgggagcacctggagcagaTGATAAAAG acAGCCAAGAGAAAACACAGGATCAGTATGTGGAGAATTCCCACCTCACCTCAGTTCCTCACTGGGTCAATAACAATTCCTTAA ctgttaACGTAGATCAGAACTCCTATGGAATGCAAATGCCTGGATACCCTAAACCCCTCAGTTATCCCAAACCCAGTCTCCTGACTGACGTCTGTCAGACTTCCACGGCCCCGAATCTCCTCAACCCAGAACAAGACTTCCCATTGTTCCCCAAAACACAAGCAGATGCTGTTGGTGTGAACTACTGTGCAGTAAACCAAGATTTCCCGAGGAGCAATCTCAATCTGCTGATGGATAACTCTG GCAAGCTGAGAGAGCACGAATCCAGCGACAGCGGTGCTGAGAGCTACGAGAGCTCGGATTCTATGCTGCAGTCCTGGAACAGCCAATCCTCCCTGGTGGATTTGCAGCGTGTGCCATCCTACGAGAGCTTTGAGGATGACTGCAGCCAGTCCCTGTGCCTGAACAAACCGAGCATGTCCTTCAAAGACTACATTCAAGAGCGGAGTGATCCTGTGGAGCAAGGCAAACCAGTTATACCAGCAGCCATCCTGGCTGGCTTTACTG GCAGTGGACCTATCCAGCTGTGGCAATTCCTTCTGGAGTTACTGACTGACAAGTCCTGTCAGTCATTCATTAGTTGGACAGGAGATGGATGGGAATTCAAACTTGCTGACCCAGATGAG GTGGCTCGGCGGTGGGGCAGGCGGAAGAACAAGCCCAAGATGAACTACGAGAAGCTGAGCCGGGGGCTGCGCTACTACTACGACAAGAACATCATCCACAAGACGTCGGGCAAGCGCTACGTGTACCGCTTCGTCTGCGACCTGCACAACCTGCTGGGCTACACCCCCGAGGAGCTGCACGCCATGCTGGGCGTGCAGCCCGACACCGAGGACTGA